One window of Thiomicrorhabdus lithotrophica genomic DNA carries:
- the rbfA gene encoding 30S ribosome-binding factor RbfA, which produces MSNQAVSRPTRVAQEIRRTIAQLLVQEVKDPRFQKISITDCKISKDLSIAKLHFSMIGFNESDPEVTETLAALEKAKGFFRSELGRRLRLRIVPDVRFYYDNIPEHVQHMEDLINKALNS; this is translated from the coding sequence ATGAGTAATCAAGCAGTGAGTCGTCCAACAAGAGTGGCTCAAGAAATTAGAAGAACTATCGCTCAGCTTTTAGTGCAAGAAGTGAAAGATCCTCGTTTTCAAAAAATTAGTATTACCGATTGCAAAATCAGTAAAGATTTAAGCATTGCAAAGCTGCACTTCTCTATGATTGGATTTAATGAATCAGATCCAGAGGTGACTGAAACCCTAGCCGCTCTAGAAAAAGCTAAAGGGTTTTTTCGTTCAGAATTGGGTAGACGTTTACGCTTAAGAATTGTGCCAGACGTGCGCTTTTATTATGACAATATTCCAGAGCACGTGCAGCATATGGAAGACTTAATTAACAAAGCCCTAAATTCATAA